TTGAAGGAAGAAGCATACAAGCTCACGACGCTTATGCCGCCGACCTTCTACTTGGATAGTGTGAAGCGCCTGAGATCGAAGTTGAAAGCGACGGCTATGCCGGAGCTGGAGCTTCATATGACGGAGTGGAACTTCTCCCTCTATGACCGCAATTTGATTCACGATACGATGTTTATGGGGGCGTTTGTCACTCACCATGCGCTGCAGACTTTAAGTACATTAGGAGCGCTTGCTTTCTGGTCGTTTACGGACGTATTTGAGGAGAGCCGGGTGCTTGCTTCGATGTTTTACGGCGGATTCGGTCTGATCAATCGCAACGGGCTGAAGAAGCCGAGTTATTACGCTTTTGAGCTGTTGGCTAAGCTGGGGGATCGGATTTTATCCCAAGGAGATGGTTATATCGTCACAAGCGGCCGGAATGGAAGCCTGCAAATTCTGATGTATAACTACGCCCATGTAGATCAGCTCTTCGCCAGTGGTGATTGGTCGGGGTTGACGGAGACAAGCCGGTACACTATTTTTGAGGAAAAAGGCAACCGTTCCTACCATCTCAAGCTGGACGGATTGGAGCGCCGCTACAAAGTGACGAGCTACAGACTGGATCGCAAGCATGGATCGGTCTTTGATGAGTGGATTCGCTTAGGAGCGCCAACCTATCCAACAGAGGAAGAACTGCAATTTTTACAGCATAGAAGTGTTCCGGAGATGCAAATTGGATGGCTGGACGCGGCTGTGGCAGAGCATCTGGAGCAGACTTATATCGTGCCTCCGCATGGCATTTTGCTGCTGAGCTTACAGCCACAGTATTAAATCTTTGATACGTATGAAAAATATCAAAAAAGGAGCGATTGCCCCGTAATGTGGGGGATCGCTCCTTTTCGTTATGCAATCTTACTGGCTGTTTATGCCGCCTTCTTCAGTGCCTGTCTACGCTGCTTGGCAGAGCGGCGGAAGAAGAACAGCTCGTAGATCACTGGTACGATGACCAGTGTAAGTGCTGTAGCGGCGGTCAAGCCGCCAACGACTACGATTGCTAAGCTCTGCGAGACGATGCTGCCTTGCTCGGAGTGTCCGAACAGGAGTGGCAGCATGGCGCAAATCGTTGCGATGGCCGTCATCAGGATCGGCCGCATCCGCGTACTGGCCGCTTCAAGCAGCGCTTCTCGAATCGTCATATGCTCCTCGTTCTGCTTGACGCGGTCGATCAGTACGATCGCGTTCGTGACGACAATACCGATCAGCATCAGCGCTCCGAATATAGCGGTGAAGTCTGGCGTTACACCGGAGATCAGTAGACCAATGACGGCGCCGATCGCCGCAAGCGGTAGGGAGAACATGATCGCCAGCGGAGCACGCAGTGTCTTGAAGGTAATGACCATGATCAGGTAGACAAGGCCAATAGAGATGATTGCAGTCATGCCCAAGTCCTTAAAATCTCCAGCTTGGTCGACAGAAGCACCACCCTCATAGAGACTTACGCCTGCCGGAAGCGTAATGGTATTGGTCTCCTTCTTAATAGAAGCCCCAATCTCGGATACCTTTTTCGGGTCCACCTCTGTTGTGATCCGTACATAGGGTTTGCCTTCTTTACGATATAGGGTAGCAGGATCGTTGCGGACCTCAAGCTTCGCCAACTGGGACAACGGCTGTGGTCCTGTAGCGGTCATCAGCGTGATGTTCTCCAGATCCTGCTGGGATTTTGGCTCGCTGAGCGGAGTTAGCACGACACTCGCTGGTGAGCCGTTCAGCTCCATCTGTCCGAGCGGAATTGGATTCAGGACGGCGGCCAGCTGCATCATGATTTCCTGAGCGTTGGCCTTGGCCGGATCTACTCGGAACGAGAAGACAGGCTTCGTGTCCTCCATGTTGCTAGATATTTTGCGGACGCCCTCAATATCTTTTACTTTATCCTGTACCTGGCTCGCTACCGTCGTAAGCTCTGACAGATCGTCTCCCGTGATATCGATATACTCGCTGGTCGAGCCTCCGCCCATGAAGCTCGTCGGGCTCGCCGACAGCACCGCTCCGGGATATTGGTCTTGAAGTCCCCGAACCTGGTTCACAAAAGCGTTGGTATCGGCATCCTTCTTCATGACGATCGTGAAGTTAACTAGGGTCGTTGAGCTTACGCTGCCCCATTGGGCCGAGTCAGCACTGTTGCCGGACTGCATGATGACTGTCTTCGCTTCCGGTAGCTTCATCATCGCTTGTTCGAGCTTCTTGCCCTCGGTCAGCACCTCAGGCACGGGTGTGTCATTTGGATATTTCAATTTGACCGAGATATGACTAGCGTCGGAAGCGTCGAGTGCTCCCTTCGGCATGTTGATATAGACAGCAATAGAGCCAACCAGAATGATCAGGCCGAGCAAGAGGGATACCCACTTGCGGCTCAGGTTCCAGTCCAGGAAACGACGGAACCATTTGGACGGTTCATGCTCCTTCATGGCCGTATTCCGCAGCAGCCGCGAGCTGAGAAGCGGAACAACGGTCAGGGCTACGATAAGCGAAGTCAGTAGTGAGTAAGTTACCGTTAGGGCAAAAGGCAGCAGGAACGCCTGCAGGCTGCCGCGCAGCAAACCCATCGGCAGGAACACCGCTACGGTTGCTATTGTTGAAGCGGTAATCGCACCAGCGACCTCTTTCGTTGCACTGATTATCATTTCAATCGAGAAAGGTTCCTTTTGCAGTCTGCGATAGATGTTCTCGATAACTACGATACTGTCATCCACCAGACGACCAACGGCTACAGCTACCCCGCCCAGCGTGATGATGTTCAGGGTAACACCCGAGAGGTTCAGCAGATATAGCGTAACAGCCAACGATAGCGGGATCGATACGACGGTTACCAGAGTAGCGCGGAAATTGCGTAGGAAGATCAGAATGATGATCGTGGCAAACAGCGCGCCGAGCAGCACCTCCCGCATCATGCTATTGACGGAATCGACGACCATTTCAGAGGTGCTGATCACGACCTCGGCTTCGGCTCCTTTGATGTTCTTGTTGATGTCTTCTAAGGTATCTTGCACCTTCTTGCCGACGTCTACCGCATTAGCGTTGGCTTCCTTCATCACGATGGCGAACAGCACATCCTTGCCGTTGGAACGGCTGACGCTCTCCTGATCGGCTTTGACCTCAACAGATGCAATATCCTGCAGCTTCACTCCATCAGAGATTGGGAGAGCCTTCAGCGTATCTACATTGTCAATCGAAGAGATGACGCCGATGCTGCCCGTCTGTCCGCCAATCGTCTGCTCACCGATGGATGCCGCGACGCTGCGGCCTTGAAGCAGCCCTGTCATCTGGACGACGGATACGCCATGGGTGGCCATCTTCTGCGGATCAAGCTTAATTTGCACCTGTGGTAAGGTTTTACCGTATAGCGCCACGTTCGCGACGCCGTCAATCTTCTGCAGCTTAGGGATAATGACCGTCTCAGCGGTCTCCAGCGTCTCCTCGGTAATCCCATTCTCGAAAGCCAGTGTCAATTGGGACACCGGAATCATGGAAGTGTTGAGCTGAAGCACATAGGGCCGCATCACTCCCTGCGGGAACTGCAGGGTATTTACCGCCTTCTGCACCTCCTGTGCGGCATCCTTCATATTCGTCTTGGAGTCAAAATGGATGTTCACCTGCGCATATCCATCTCCCGAAGAAGACATCATCTCTGTCTTTCCCTTGACCATTGCTACAGCCGATTCAATCGGCTTGGTGACGTTCTCCTCCATGGCTTGCGCATTCTGTCCTGGTCCAAGCGTTGTTACTGTTACTTGTGGATTATCGGCCTCCGGCATGAATTCCATCGGCAGAGAGGTATAGCTCATCGCTCCTACGACAAGCGCCAAGACGATCAGCAGCCCCGCTGCCGCCTTATTGCCGAATACCCATTTGGTTATCCCACTCATTGATTCTTTCTCCTTCCACTCCCTTTAATTTGGCTCTTACGGTTGTCGATTTGTTATATAAGGTTGCAATCAACCCTTTTTGAACATGATCTTATGTATGTCGACGAATATTAGTGTAGTGGTTTTCCAGGCATGACAACACGGCCATGCGAATGGTTTTAGCCCTACATCCACGGCAGGAGATACTCTCCTACCAGAGACTAGGACTAGCTAACCCGTGATGGCAACAGAATTCTTATTTTGTCGAAGAGGTGTTTTTTGCTGCATAGCTGGACTTGGTTTGTATCAGACTAGAAAGCGGACTGCGAACACAACAAAAAACACACCTGCACAGGACAAGGAACAACAAGAAAGCGCTATCAGCGCTTGTTTATAATGAGCATGTAAGTAATCAATACCAAGCTATAACGATATAGGGGGAATCATAATGCAACGTCTAATGAAGTGGATGGAAGAGAATTTCGCGCCACGATTAGAAGCATTTACGAAGAATGTCTGGGTCGATTCCATTCAGGAAGCGATAATGGTGGCCTTGCCGATGATCTTCATTGGTTCATTGATAACATTAGTGTCCATTCTGAATGACTTCATCCCAGGCATGCCTGATTTGTCGCCAATTACGACGTTCAGCTTCGGGTTGCTTGGAATCTTTATTGCTTTTCTGACACCATATACCGTCATGCAGAAGAAGGGTCACGATAAGATCAAGCTCATTGCAGGCGCAACCGGCTTATCCTTGTTCATGATGCTGCTAAAGCCGACCTTCAGTGACGACGGAACGGTACAATTCGTCCTTGAACGCTTCGGACCTTCGGGGATGGTTACTGCTCTTTTGGTGGGGGCATTTGTGGCTGTTATATTTAACGTCTTTAACCGATTCTCTTTCTTCAAGAAAAATACGACACTCCCTGAATTTATTAAGGACTGGTTTGATTTCCTCGTTCCGATTGCTCTGGTTCTCGTGATCGGCTGGATTCTGATCTACCAATTGCATTTTGATATGTTCGCGCTGATTGTAGACATTTTCAACCCACTGCAAAAGATTAGCCAAACCCTGATTGGCTTTGTCCTGTTCAACTTTATCGGAGTTCTGCTCTATTCCTTCGGTGTCAGCCCGTGGGTCATGACTCCAATCTTCTATTCGATCTGGATTCCAGCGATTGAACAGAACGCC
The window above is part of the Paenibacillus lutimineralis genome. Proteins encoded here:
- a CDS encoding efflux RND transporter permease subunit, yielding MSGITKWVFGNKAAAGLLIVLALVVGAMSYTSLPMEFMPEADNPQVTVTTLGPGQNAQAMEENVTKPIESAVAMVKGKTEMMSSSGDGYAQVNIHFDSKTNMKDAAQEVQKAVNTLQFPQGVMRPYVLQLNTSMIPVSQLTLAFENGITEETLETAETVIIPKLQKIDGVANVALYGKTLPQVQIKLDPQKMATHGVSVVQMTGLLQGRSVAASIGEQTIGGQTGSIGVISSIDNVDTLKALPISDGVKLQDIASVEVKADQESVSRSNGKDVLFAIVMKEANANAVDVGKKVQDTLEDINKNIKGAEAEVVISTSEMVVDSVNSMMREVLLGALFATIIILIFLRNFRATLVTVVSIPLSLAVTLYLLNLSGVTLNIITLGGVAVAVGRLVDDSIVVIENIYRRLQKEPFSIEMIISATKEVAGAITASTIATVAVFLPMGLLRGSLQAFLLPFALTVTYSLLTSLIVALTVVPLLSSRLLRNTAMKEHEPSKWFRRFLDWNLSRKWVSLLLGLIILVGSIAVYINMPKGALDASDASHISVKLKYPNDTPVPEVLTEGKKLEQAMMKLPEAKTVIMQSGNSADSAQWGSVSSTTLVNFTIVMKKDADTNAFVNQVRGLQDQYPGAVLSASPTSFMGGGSTSEYIDITGDDLSELTTVASQVQDKVKDIEGVRKISSNMEDTKPVFSFRVDPAKANAQEIMMQLAAVLNPIPLGQMELNGSPASVVLTPLSEPKSQQDLENITLMTATGPQPLSQLAKLEVRNDPATLYRKEGKPYVRITTEVDPKKVSEIGASIKKETNTITLPAGVSLYEGGASVDQAGDFKDLGMTAIISIGLVYLIMVITFKTLRAPLAIMFSLPLAAIGAVIGLLISGVTPDFTAIFGALMLIGIVVTNAIVLIDRVKQNEEHMTIREALLEAASTRMRPILMTAIATICAMLPLLFGHSEQGSIVSQSLAIVVVGGLTAATALTLVIVPVIYELFFFRRSAKQRRQALKKAA
- a CDS encoding PTS sugar transporter subunit IIC encodes the protein MQRLMKWMEENFAPRLEAFTKNVWVDSIQEAIMVALPMIFIGSLITLVSILNDFIPGMPDLSPITTFSFGLLGIFIAFLTPYTVMQKKGHDKIKLIAGATGLSLFMMLLKPTFSDDGTVQFVLERFGPSGMVTALLVGAFVAVIFNVFNRFSFFKKNTTLPEFIKDWFDFLVPIALVLVIGWILIYQLHFDMFALIVDIFNPLQKISQTLIGFVLFNFIGVLLYSFGVSPWVMTPIFYSIWIPAIEQNASLVAQGLEPVNINTFETFFSGWVGVGGLGATLPLIVWFLFAKSKKLKSIGKATIVPSLFNINEPVIYGAPVAFNPILMIPMWINGIITPVIVYIVLNLGLVDIPSKVFQLWYTPIGISTYILTGFKGVVLLAIVLLQMFIVWFPFFKVYDKQELKKEQLAAAE